The Fusarium poae strain DAOMC 252244 chromosome 2, whole genome shotgun sequence nucleotide sequence TGCTTTACTGTAGCAGTAAACGAGTGAGAGCGTCTGGTCGATGTCCGACCTAATTTAGTGGACTTGCTAGTGTGTAGTTACCTGAAGGTAGGGagcgaaaaagaaaaaggaccCTCTTGAGATTTGGCTAAGCAGCTGAGTTACATCGACAGGGTAGCTAATGCCTGCAAGATCACGATGCATAATCGAATCGACGAATTGCTTATCACTACTCTGTAAAAATATACCATTCTTGGCTCATCATCTCACTAGACAACGGTGCTGGGCAAGCCATCTTGTGTCGTGGCTTGTGCATACCCAATGGGCAGGTGTACTAACAAAGTTAACCACCGCTCAAGAGTCAAAGCCCTTTCATCCCGTAAATGACGTACAGGGCTCGGGCTTTCCCTGTCTCCGTGGCTGTCAGTGTCAGTGTCAATGTCAATGTCAATCAATGTCAATGTCAATGGCAGTGCCTAAAACGCTGCCAATTCTTCAACGGAGCCAAGCTAAAACTTTCTTGACGCTCGGGCTTCTTCTCACTCTTACGTTAGACTCTTCCGCGTTACATTGCAACTCAGCGCTAAACAACAAGCCATACAACGCCAGAACGCCGCCGCAGGTGAGCCAGGGACCCGGACGAACAGCATCGCTTTTGGTATGGTTCTCACCCTAAACCCAGCCGAACAGTTGCAACTGATAACTATCTCGAACTGAGCTAGATTCAGGACAGACTGGAATGTTGGTAAAGAGACCGTTGAGGGTCAACGGCATTCCCACGTTTCTCCCGTTGTGTCTTTtcttccatccattcaattGACCTTCAGCGTCTCATTGAATCCACTATCGAATAAAAAGTTTCGAGAGAATATTGGAGACAATTGAATTGTTGACCCACTGGCAATAAAAAGCTACCAGTGTACCTGGCTCGGCAGATGTGAATTCCGAATATTATGTAGCACTCGAACTACAAAGTTGGAATTCCAAATCAGGAATTACCGATACTCTTTCGCTTCAAACATGACATGCATAGATAAAATGCACGTGATTCAGGCTCTGATCCTTTCTCATAAATACATAGACTAATGACGATCATTGCAACCATGCAATGCGCTGCCCTTTTAAACGAGATACCAGTCAGGCCATGTCTCGAGTCAGTCAACCCCACAAGATCAGCGACCTATTGAGTCTGTGAAAGGCCTCGACCTTTGAACTGAACATGTCACTAGAACAATTAAGAACACGCAAAGACCAGAATCCACTGTCACTAGAGGATGATGGCATCACTGGCTGTCAAGCTAAGTCTACACGCTAACTTTGACATCCGTTAGGCCGGCTTCTGGGCATTTTTGTAATAACTCCGATCGTGAAAGTTATAACTACCAACTTGCTCGAACAGCGTCATCATCCAGCAAGAACAATGACAATTAGAACGTATATCAGTATGTTCAGCTTCATacattaatactataaaaacgACTGTGGTGTGAGTGGTTCTTCACATCACTCACTCGAATGTAATGTCATTGTCTGTGAGACTTCTGTCGGTAACCAGAGGGGATATCTGCCATGAACTATATCCTACTTATATAGTAGAGGTTGAATCACAAAAATATGATATGATACAATGATTGAGAAATTGGACTAAAATCCCAACAGCCCTATGAAAGCCAATGTCGTTTCTCGCCATGTTCTTTagatcagaaaggcaagcTATCCTAACAGTCAACGCTCTGTTCCCAAGAGTGCTAAAGGCACCACCAGCTTGGACGAGTTTACTCATACCCACTCATCAAGGTCATATATAGACTACCAATGGCTCCCCGGTTAGCCACACTGTCTTATTTTGTGCCATTACTGCCATGAGGCTCGGAATTACGTTCACCTTTCATACGAGCAGAGCTGTTGTGCCCCAAGTTCAAAGTCAGCCATGATAGGTAACCATTTTTACGGAACGTCCCCAAGCTGATGGGCACGCTCAGACCTGTCTTTATCCAGCGGAATCGTTTGAGGATGGCTGACGATCTTAAAGTGGGTTCTGCGGTCTCTTATGCCAAGTAATCATGATCGTATCGTAGTCTTAGATCCATGCATATGGGTCTCCGTAGGATCATCCTATATATCACATCTGCAGCCCTAGTAGCATACTCTGccctcagggtgtcagaaaTACtagccgctggaagcataagagacgaaattagtaggacACTTTATGCTACTTGGACTATAGGTCttagaataattatttatatgccccaagacttgggaggtcagtttttctgctacctactagTCTGCCAATCTGCCTAGAGGGTTTTAGGGTCTTCTATTTCGTATTATTACTCACTCATGACAGCGTTAACAAGGCTGTCGACCTAACCACTACTCAGTAACAAGCTGCAAATAGTACATCGTATCGACTCTCTGATAATAGAATTACTAGGTACTAATACATATCGAATTTAAAGAATCCAACTTTGATCAGGCAATTTTCCGTTGTCAGTTGCGTCGGAATGGCTCCCTCACATGATCGGAACTGAGCGGTTCATGTTCCGTTGATGTGGGGCCGGTTCGGTCCGGTCGGGTCGGGTCCAGGAACAGCTTCAGCTCACCCAAGACCATGCTACTCTGTACGGCTTTCAGTGGCCTATTACAATTGACACAGTGTCAGCGAATTCATCAAGTACCGAGTCTACCAGGATAGCAGACAATTGATAGCAAGACATCAATTACTCGGGCATTAGGCATTCTCAATTGACGAAGTAAGACACATGACAGTCAAGGGCCAATAGTTCAAGTCAGATTCGTAATCATTTCATTCTCAAGGTATTTTGCTACATTGCTATTCATAAAATTACAGTCGGGGAGAGACATTAGGCGCGTTACCATTCTTAACATCAAATCGGTCAAGGTTCATCACCTTGGTCCAGGCAGCGACAAAGTCGCGAACCAGCTTCTCGCTACCGCCAGCCTCAGCATAAGTCTCAGCTGTCGCGCGGAGCTCAGCGTGCGATCCAAAGACAAGATCAACGCGGGTACCAGTCCACTTCTTGTTGCCGCTCTTGCGGTCAATACCCTCGAACAGGTCACCGTTGCCAACAGGCTTCCACTCGGTGCTGATGTCGAGGAGGTTGACGAAGAAGTCGTTGGACAAGACACCAGGGCGCTTGGTGAGGATACCGTGGGATGATCCGTCCCAGTTGGCGTTGAGCGCACGAAGACCACCAACAAGAGCGGTGATCTCAGGGACGCTGAGAGTGAGGAGTTGAGCGCGGTCAATGAGCATGTGCTCGAGCTTGACGCGGTCGGTGGAGGCACCGTAGTTTCGGAAACCGTCGGCGGCAGGCTCTAGGTGACCAACAGACTTGACATCAGTCTGCTCCTGGGTGGCATCGGTGCGGCCAGGAGTGAAGGGCACGGTGACGTTAACACCGGCATCCTTAGCAGCCTTCTCGACAGCAGCGGAACCAGCAAGGACGATCACATCAGCCAGAGAGATGGCCTTGCCGTTAGACTGAGAGTCGTTGAAGTTCTTCTGGATCTTCTCAAGACCGTTGAGAACCTGGCCCAATTGAGAGGGGTTGTTGACCTCCCAGTTCTTCTGGGGCTCAAGACGGAGACGGGCACCGTTGGCACCGCCGCGGAGATCACTGCCTCGGAAAGTAGAAGCAGAAGCCCAAGCAGTAGAGACGAGCTTGGAGACGTCAATACCAGACTTGAGAATCTCGTTCTTGATGGCGGAGATGTCACCATCATCGACGAGCTTGTAGTCGCGCTCAGGGACGGGGTCTTGCCAGTTGAAGATCTCCTTGGGGACCTCGGGGCCGAGGTAACGGTCGCGGGGACCCATATCACGGTGGGTAAGCTTGAACCAAGCCTTGGCAAAGGCATCGTTGAACTCCTGGGGGTTCTCAAGGTAACGACGAGAGATCTTCTCGTACTCAGGATCGAAGCGAAGCGACAAGTCGGTGGTCAACATGCTAGGCCTGTGCTTCTTGCTGGGGTCGTAGGCATCGGGGACGGTAGCGTTGGCATCCTTGGCAACCCACTGGTGAGCGCCAGCAGGGCTCTTTGTGAGCTCCCACTCAAACTGGAAGAGGTACTTGAGGTAGTCGTGGCTCCACTTGACGGGAGTGCTTGTCCATGTGACTTCGATACcggaggtggtggtgtcgGGGCCCTTTCCGCTCTTGTAGCTGTTGGACCAGCCGAGACCCTGCTGGGCAAGGTCGGCGGCCTCGGGCTCGGGGCCGACGTGGTCGGTTGAGCCAGCTCCGTGGGTCTTGCCAACAGTGTGGCCACCAGCAATCAGAGCAACAGTCTCTTCGTCGTTCATGGCCATGCGGCCGAAGGTCTCGCGGATGTCGCGGGCGGCGGCGACGGGGTCGGGGTTGCCATCAGGGCCCTCTGTTTGTTGTCAGCGATGATCATGTCAATAGGATTACACGGAAAGGAACATACCAGGGTTAACATAGATGAGACCGTGGTGAGCAGCAGCTAAAGGCTTCTCGAGATCTCGGTTGTGAATATCTGTGTTCTCGGGTTGGTCCGAGTCGGTGGCACCAGGCTTAGTGGTTCCCTTGCTTCCGTTGGAGTAACGGACGTCGTTTCCGAGCCAGGTATCCTCACCACCGTAGTAGGTGGCCTCATCAGCCTCCCAGGTATCCTCTCTACCTCCAGCGAAGCCAAGGGTCTTGAAGCCCATGTCCTCGAGGGCGACGTTGCCGGCGAGAACGATGAGATCGGCCCATGAGATCTTGTTGCCGTACTTTTGCTTGACGGGCCAGAGGAGGCGGCGAGCCTTGTCGAGGGAGACGTTGTCGGGCCACGAGTTGAGGGGAGCGAATCTCTGTTGACCCTGTGGAAATTGTTAGAAATGAATGCAATTGAGGTGATGTTGAGTACTTGCCTGTCGGCCACCACCGCGACCGTCAAAGACACGGTATGTTCCAACGCTGTGCCATGAGAGTCGCACCATAAGACCACCGTAGTGGCCAAAGTCAGCAGGCCACCAGTCCTGCGAATCGGTCATCAACTTGCGCAAATCCTCCTTGAGAGCATTGTAGTCGAGCGACTTGAAAGCCTCAGCGTAGCTAAAGTTCTCGCCGTAAGGGTTGGTGACGTTGCTGTGCTGGCGCAAAATGTTGGTCTTGAGCGACTCGGGCCACCACTTTTGGTGAGTGACGCCGTGTCCAGCGACGTTGGGCACCTTTGTGTGCGCAACAGGACACTTGCTCTCAGACATATTGTATGGTGTTGTAGACAAGAATCTGGGTGTTGGTATTGTTTTGTTCAAAGTCCAGGTCCTCCTCGCTattgacaaagacaaagtacgagaagaagaagacaatggGAGAAGAAACCGAGGCATGGGAAAAAGATGCGGGGGTGGAGATTGGAACCTCTTTTATAATGAGTGTCGGATTGGCAAAAGAAGGCCTGTGAGTGGAGTGGCGACCGACAGTGACAAAGAGGAGACGGATACAAGACGAGACGAGGCCCGGATCATGCTCGGTATCTCGTCAAACAGTAACTCGGAAACTAATGCCGGTTCCGTCAACAACAGCTACATGACGCACTGTAGGAAGTGCGGGGAAGCTATACCGATACAGCAGTCAGTGTAACACAAAAGTCATTCATCATGAGAGTCAGTCCGGATTGCATCGGAATGATACCTCAAAAGATGATGACTACCTATTTTGGGGGGATTTCCTCAAAGAACCCTCTAGAAAGGCTCATCAAAATGTATGATATCTCGACTTGCATCAGAGTAAATCTCAATGAATTCATCGCCACATGTGAATAACGTTTGACTGTCCATCTCGTGATCGGTTTAGTACCGGTAATAGCCCCGCAGAAACAAAACACAGCAACAACTGAGCAACCCAATTGTCTGCTGCACCTTAACAACCCGTTTGGTTATAGACCGCTTACATGCTCTGGAAAAAGAGGATCCAAGAACAAGGGGACAGTCCCCGAGATGGGTGGTAGACTAAAGAGCGGGGTCAACTTCAACTGTCATGTTTTCTGAATAGAGTAAAAAAATGAGAGCATGCTATTCAGAGGCAATCTTGTATCAATATGTTGATCTGTACAATGCTAATAGCTATCCATAACTCTCATCATCCCCTTCTGTCTATCTGATCAACAATGGATATTCATCTTGATGATCAGCGATGGACAAAACCTGCAACTTTTTCCGTCTCTAAATTGTCCCACCACACCCACAAGCCGAGATGAACCAATCATCAGTCCCGCTTACATTTGGAATCAATCTGCAGCACTTGGAATCATTCACTTCAATTCAGTGGCCACTGTAGGTAGCTCAATCATCACAGACTCAGACATGGTACCTGCGTCCAAATACAGCCTCATTCTTTCCCGGACGCCTCGTTTCTCAGCTATATCAAAGCCGTCAAAGCCGAGGCATCAAAAGGTTCCATAAATAAGTAGAACCAACAGGGAATTGAACTGTTGACTCTGGCAACAGCAAAAACAAAATGGAGGTGGACGATAGCATCGTTGATCCGACTCCGTAAGGAATCAAACCTAGCCACCATCCGATAAAAGTGCAAACTATTTGCATTTATACAGTCAACGTAGCATTTATTGACCACAAGATCCTTTACCACCCACAGTTCCACCTCATTTCACAATTGATATACCTGGTATCGGGAGGAGATGTATTCGGATGATGCAATAAAAGAATTGTGTGTGCGACCACTCCTTCCATCAATTGATGCCAATCGTCACCAAACCACCCGATGCAGAGTGTGAGCCAGCGACGGCTCCTCCGCCCCAAAGAATATAACAAATTACAAACATATCGCTACCAGTAAACCTGCTTTCATCTTTATACAAAAATTGAGTACGGTAACTGAGGCAAAATGATAGAGGACGACAGAGAACTTAATAGGGCTCTTGTGGGATAGTTACCTATGCAGACAGTAGCGAGTGCACATCAATGATCTCGTCTCAATGGTGGTTTTCACAATACGGAATTATAGAACACGGCATGCCTTATGTACCGAAAGGATTCTTCCTACACCATCACAACAATCGATAGCTGGAGGTGACGGACATGGTGGTACTCCGAACACCGATGGACTTCGGTCATACAACCAACAGCACGTCCGTTGGTCAACTCGAACACTTTGGCAGCAAGAACTACGGAGCTGACTTTTCGGGTTCCGGGTTCCACTCCAGGCCGTCGGTGTTCCGTAGCACGGTCAGAAAATGACATTTTGCGACCGGAGTGGTAGAAACTATGACCGAGAAATGGCAAAGAGGCGACATGACACGGTGGACAATTGGCATTGAACCAAAGCCGAACTGACTTGTCACATCTGCACGGAACTCCGTGGTGCGGTAACTACGCATCGGTCTCGTCCTGCTTGCCAAGTCCGATGGCTTCTCGGTGCCGCTCAGAGCTGAACACCGACGGGCTTCAACTCGCATTTCGCAGCATCTCCGTAGAGCGTTTCTTCTTGTATAGCAAACGTATGTATATTATCGATCGGTCGATCAAAGGACGAGTATCAGGCGGACTGCAATCAGAACTCGGTTTATCATCGAGGGCATCGGAACGAACAGAGTGCGGTCGCATTCGTGGGCTTTGACACTTGACGGGATCATCATTCGGAATCCGCTTAGTGGATGAGTTCAGCATGTTAAACACCGTCAGAGATGCATTAGGATATGCAAGACGACAAAAAGTGAGTATCGGCAAGTGTTGGCATGTTATCATCGAGCGGCGGCTTTCGTGGACGTTGGAAGGGTCATCATCGAATGATGTGGGAGTCTTGCGGCTTCGCGATCGAGGAATTCACGCGTGCTAACTACTGTTGGGAGAATGGCATGATGTTAACAGAGGGTTGTCGACGTATTGGTGGTTGGTAGAACTTGGCAGAGAAACAGTTGCCGATCACGCCGGTCAAGGGTTCGTGACTTGAAGGTTAACCAAGTCGTTAGTTACGAGGACGGCTATGGCTAGGCGATGATGCGGAAGTGGCTTTGGGAGAAACTATCGGTAAATGGGATTGGGAGAGGTTAGTAGACAGAGTGAGATTACTCAAGAAACAACTGCGTCCTAGTCAAGCCGAAACAGATCTTCAGCAAAAGAGGCGCACCACGCTTCTCTTCTTGTTGTGACAGGACGAGCGTCGCGTTTCGTCATAGCGTTGGTTCTCCAATGATAGATGAAGGAAGGTATATGCCGTGGTCGTGTTCATGGAACAGTGGTCGATTTGGCAAAGGGGCTTATCTTTGACGCGTGATTCTCATGACTTCCAACCTCTTTCAGCGAAACAGACGCGCTGTGGACCCCTGTCTCTGATGTCATCTTAACTCTTATCTTATCTACGAGCCTGTTTTAACCAATGAGAATGTATATAGTGGGGCTACTGGACAATTGTAAAGTCTCTGTCAAAACTTCATTAAATCTTTGGGCATATTAAAATTGAAAAAGCATGTATCATCTAAAGTTGTCAACGGCAGCGTACAACGCCGctctttatttttcttgACAAGAGATAACCGTAGAAAATATATCAGAATTGAAATTGAGCTTATTAACACTTCAACTCACTTCTAGAGAGGCTGTGATGGTTCCTTCTATCTACCAATTTCTCAAGGTTCAACGCGTCGGACTTACCCTACAGCGGTTCATCGTTATCGGCCTCCCACCCGGACGATAAGCTTAAATAGTGGATCTACCTTCGCGCGCGCCGCGTCGCTCAACTAAACATAACAGTACCTTGCTTGCGAATGCTTTGCTTTGCACAAATACAAACAGCGTATCAAACAACTTTATCGACCTGGAATGTCCCACTCATCCTTTGCCAATGTTGGGGGCATCACAGCGTCCAACAACGCTCCACGTCTGTTCTTCCACCAGTGAGATGTCATTGTGATGCAAGCCCCCAACGTGGGGTAACCTCTTTCAAATACCGTCATTGACCCGATCTCACTCAAACATTGAACACATATCTATTCCATACCAGGAAATCTGATAATTCATTCAAAATGTCAAACACATTGTCAAATTCTCTGGCCGAGGCGAAGCTAGTTCCCGGTCCGGCAGCTAGTCTAATTCCCCAAGGTTTCCAGCCCACCACCAACCTGCGCGTCGCGTTTGACGGGAAGGACGTGGAGTTGGGGAATCTCTTTCGTGCGAATGAGTGCAAGCGCTCACCTAGTATCTTGTTCGATCAAGAGGTGTGTATGTCGGTTATATGAGGAGGATAAACACTTACTTTGTTTTCCTGTAGGCTGATGCGCCCGGTGATGCTACATACATGCTTCTCCTTGTCGATCCCGATGCGCCGACACCCGATGACCCCAAGTTTGCCTTCTGGAGACACTGGGTTCTTCCCGGCCTGAGGCCTTTGGGAAGCGCAGATGCTGTTGCCCAAATTCAACCCGCGCTGACAGAATACCTGGGACCTGGCCCCAAGGATGAGTAAGTGAGAACGCCAGTCATTATCTGTTCTTGCTAATGATCCACCAGTTCGAAGCCTCACAGATACCTACTACTTCTGTACCGCCAGCCTTCCAACCTTGATCTGACGAAGGATGATGTTGGAGGTGAAGAGTTTACACAAAGACGGTCTTTCGATACCGCCAAGTTTGTTGAGAAGTATGACTTGCGCCTGGTGGGTGTGAACTGGTTCCTTGGAGCTGGAGATGGTTGGAAAGAGTAAGAGAGAGCTCAAGTATATAACATATGTAGCAATACCAAGATAAAACTCGGATCAATGAATCAATAGTACCTGGAAGTTTGTTATTGGTATATGTCGTTTGTTATGCAGCTACAATGCAAAGCACTGTCAAGTAGGATGTGAATCAGAAGCAAACACTTGCCTGCCGAGAATTTAGTGTCGTTTTCAGCTGCACAAGCGGCTGAAAGAAATAGCTCCATTACAATGTAACCAGTAGAGGGCAGCCCTGATGTGAGTGTTATCTTGAATTATCTGGGAACTATTGGGAGCTCACTTGGCATTTTCAATCTAAGTACAAGAGTCCCGTCAAAGCATAAATTGCATACCACCTAGAATTCCAAGGCTAGATACCAGGAACCCCGATGCCGTTTTCCCTCGCATGCGTCAAAAATGCTTCAACAGGGTAGGGTGTAAGTGACCCAAAATCGGAGTGGTCTTTGAGCTTCCAGTGGGCTGAGTAACATTGGGAGGCATCCCCCGAAGcagaagagacgaaattagtggaacactttatgctccttagactatagttcttagactatagttcttagacgACTTATTTTTGTgtcctaagacttaggatcTACTGGCCTAGAAGCGATATCTTCTTGCGCAGCCTTGAACTCTTCTGGGTTCAGGCGACGAAGCTGCCCAATATCCTTATCTTGTCTCTCGCTATCTTCATCGGCTAAGAAAGCGGTATAGTGGGCGAACAGGCTCCCATCGCCAGGGGCCAGATTATCATAGGCATCCTTTGCATCTTGGACCTTTTTCTCAAAAGCGGCATCAATGATCCGGTGCTGTGACCACTCAAACTGGTTATCAGAGATAAACTCTAGATCTTGTTGGGTGATCTTGTAGGTGTCGTTTTGAATGCGCTTGATCAGCTGCTGCATTCGCTTCTCACTTGTGATCCCGAGTTCCTGTTGAGGAGCTTGCGATGTCATGGTCGGTTGCTGTACAGAGGATGACGCGTGTGGTATGAAGGATGACACGAAATCTCCACCTAGAGAAATTGCGAAGGCCTGGGCGAAAGCTTAAGAGATCATAAGAAACAAACGAAATCTCCAGAGTCGATGCCGACTTCGAAGAGATCAGTAGCAGGCCTGTGTTGTGACCCCTCTGCTTGCTCTCGAGCGTCGATAAGAGCTTGAAGAGCTTCGTGCCCTCCCTCTGGAGGGCCAAAGGGTGCCGGTCGCAGTACGTTGTGCGGTGCAAATGATGCTGTATTCACGGGCCAGTCGAAGAATGTGGTCTGGAGCGCGTAGTGGTGGTCTAGATGAGGGAGGCATGAGTAAGAGATATGTATGTAGAGTCCTTGAATACCTGCTCACAAGAATGATATTGAAGACCGTTATGAGAGCCTTGCGGGTGGCCACGAGTAGGAGCTATTACTGCACTTTGTGGGAGCAGTAGATGAGGTTGttgtgagaagaaggaaaagaaaattaaCGAGAAATGGAAGGCATATTTTAAAATGTCACTAAACTCTTGCCAGAACTTATTACGTCATGCAATTCACAGACGTGTGTTTATTTCTGATTCACATCCTACTTgacagtgcagtgcagtgcaatGCAGTGTAGTGTGCCGGTCGACTGCAACGCACATACCCTTTCTTGTTGAGTTATGCTTCCCACATATTCATATCACTCATCGCACAAATGTGGCAGTGAATCAAGAGTCAAGCgaataatattattcaaTACGTTAATCATACATCTAGGAAATTGATACAGTCATATCTAAGCAAACAGCTCTTGGCTGCTTTACTTGCTAACACCgttgttgatgagcttgTTGACAGTGCCACGAGGGACGCTGGCCACAACTCCGTCAAGAGCCTGAGAAGCAATGTACTCGCAGAGACCCTCAGCCTTCtttccaagaccaaggaagtAAGCAGCCAGACCAGCGACATGAGGAGAAGCCATGGAAGTTCCTGAGATGGTGTTGGTCTCACCGCCGGGCCAGGTGCTCAGGATATCAGTACCTGGAGCAAGGACATCGACGACGTCGCCAAAGTTCGAGAAGTAGGAAAGGGTGTCGTTTCGGGTGGTTGCGCCGATGGTGCATGCGCTAACCTCGGAAGCAGGAGATGAGCCAGAAGCGTCGACGGCTTCGTTACCAGCTGCGACGGCAAGGAAGAGACCAGCGTCGACAATGCTCTTGGCAGCGCTGTTGACGGCATCGGAGGCTTCACCACCCAGAGACATGTTGACAACGGCACCGTTGGGGCAGCTCTCGGCATCGGCGTGGCCAGCGACAAAGTCCATGCCGGCAATTACAGCAGAGTTGGTACCTGAACCGTCATCACCGAGGACCTTGACGGCGTAAAGGGTGGTCTTCTTGGCAACACCGTAGGTGGTAGAGCCGATAGTTCCAGCAACGTGGGTGCCGTGACCTTGGCCATCACCATCGCGGCCACCAGCAAAGTTCTTGAGGAACTTGGCGCGTCCATCAAAGTCGGGATGCTCAACATCAATGCCAGTGTCAATGACGTAAGAGCAAGTGCCTTCACCAGCGCTCTCGTCGTAGGTGTAGGTCTTGCTACCGGGCCTGGAGCTGGAAAGGCGAGCAATACCCCAAGGAGCATTGTCCTGGTCAACAGTAGCCTTGATGGTAATGACAGCATCCTGCTCAATGTATTCGACCTGGAATCTGTTAGTATTACTTTGACTGACTGGGACCCATGGGACTGACATTGGGGTCgtgcttgagcttctcaatcTCTTCATCCTTGAGACTAGCAGCGAAACCACTGAAGCTCTTGGTGTAGGTGTAATCGGCATCAGCCTGGATGGTCGAAACAGCGCTGTCAACGGAAGCAGCTCGGACACCGCTCTTCATCTTGACGATGTACTTGCCATCGACAAGCTTGACGCCGCGAGGGCGGATGACAGGAGCGGGCTCAGTTCGTCGAGATACTGAGGCTGAAGGAGCGGCCAGCGCAAAGGGCAAAAGAGCGAGAAGAGTAGCGGAACGCATTTTGATATAGCGAAAGTTGAAAGTTGGAGTTTTGGAAAAAAGAGAGTGgttgtgagtgagtgagtgaatgTAGTTGTTGACTTTGCTGTAAAGACCGATGAGCTGAGTGTGATGAGACAAGATTGAGTTTCTGGAGACGAGAGCATCTATTTATCTCGTTGCTTCATCTCCTTTAATCTTGATCCATCGTCTATGTTCGGTTGTTGGTAGTCGTTCGGTACCTAAGCCTATCGTAACAAGACATGTGCTCTGGTCCGATGATCGCCATCGTCCAAGATAGTAGACATCCTTGTCTGCAGCCACTACCTGCCTAAAGTGCGTGTCGATCCCGTATGTCGTTGTCCCTGTCGAGATATAGCATAATTATTAACTGTTGGAGGCTCAACCAACCGAAACGTCTCGTGCAGTGATCAAGTTGGGTTATGAATCGTTTGCCACGAGAGCACAGATTACAAAAGGAGTGCACAATTAATGAGGTAACTGGATATTGTGTCATGACTGGTTATTTCATTACCGCCAGGTCTGTGGAGTTGGGCATTAGCATGGTTGATCCCTCACCAATGAGAGTTGCGAAATGGCCAATCTGCCATGAAACGATA carries:
- a CDS encoding hypothetical protein (BUSCO:5659at5125) is translated as MSESKCPVAHTKVPNVAGHGVTHQKWWPESLKTNILRQHSNVTNPYGENFSYAEAFKSLDYNALKEDLRKLMTDSQDWWPADFGHYGGLMVRLSWHSVGTYRGQQRFAPLNSWPDNVSLDKARRLLWPVKQKYGNKISWADLIVLAGNVALEDMGFKTLGFAGGREDTWEADEATYYGGEDTWLGNDVRYSNGSKGTTKPGATDSDQPENTDIHNRDLEKPLAAAHHGLIYVNPEGPDGNPDPVAAARDIRETFGRMAMNDEETVALIAGGHTVGKTHGAGSTDHVGPEPEAADLAQQGLGWSNSYKSGKGPDTTTSGIEVTWTSTPVKWSHDYLKYLFQFEWELTKSPAGAHQWVAKDANATVPDAYDPSKKHRPSMLTTDLSLRFDPEYEKISRRYLENPQEFNDAFAKAWFKLTHRDMGPRDRYLGPEVPKEIFNWQDPVPERDYKLVDDGDISAIKNEILKSGIDVSKLVSTAWASASTFRGSDLRGGANGARLRLEPQKNWEVNNPSQLGQVLNGLEKIQKNFNDSQSNGKAISLADVIVLAGSAAVEKAAKDAGVNVTVPFTPGRTDATQEQTDVKSVGHLEPAADGFRNYGASTDRVKLEHMLIDRAQLLTLSVPEITALVGGLRALNANWDGSSHGILTKRPGVLSNDFFVNLLDISTEWKPVGNGDLFEGIDRKSGNKKWTGTRVDLVFGSHAELRATAETYAEAGGSEKLVRDFVAAWTKVMNLDRFDVKNGNAPNVSPRL
- a CDS encoding hypothetical protein (MEROPS:MER0029866); its protein translation is MSNTLSNSLAEAKLVPGPAASLIPQGFQPTTNLRVAFDGKDVELGNLFRANECKRSPSILFDQEADAPGDATYMLLLVDPDAPTPDDPKFAFWRHWVLPGLRPLGSADAVAQIQPALTEYLGPGPKDDSKPHRYLLLLYRQPSNLDLTKDDVGGEEFTQRRSFDTAKFVEKYDLRLVGVNWFLGAGDGWKE
- a CDS encoding hypothetical protein (SECRETED:SignalP(1-15)~MEROPS:MER0000336), whose amino-acid sequence is MRSATLLALLPFALAAPSASVSRRTEPAPVIRPRGVKLVDGKYIVKMKSGVRAASVDSAVSTIQADADYTYTKSFSGFAASLKDEEIEKLKHDPNVEYIEQDAVITIKATVDQDNAPWGIARLSSSRPGSKTYTYDESAGEGTCSYVIDTGIDVEHPDFDGRAKFLKNFAGGRDGDGQGHGTHVAGTIGSTTYGVAKKTTLYAVKVLGDDGSGTNSAVIAGMDFVAGHADAESCPNGAVVNMSLGGEASDAVNSAAKSIVDAGLFLAVAAGNEAVDASGSSPASEVSACTIGATTRNDTLSYFSNFGDVVDVLAPGTDILSTWPGGETNTISGTSMASPHVAGLAAYFLGLGKKAEGLCEYIASQALDGVVASVPRGTVNKLINNGVSK